A window of the Penaeus vannamei isolate JL-2024 chromosome 19, ASM4276789v1, whole genome shotgun sequence genome harbors these coding sequences:
- the LOC113813010 gene encoding serine/arginine repetitive matrix protein 2 isoform X1 codes for MDIPLPEEIPLPGVVPGNMPNMSRAPPHPRGPGLLSTPTRPPPHIILPPGPPPDLSVPPPNFSVPPPFMSTPPPRLPRPSNVTPKKLGEAAGKGERYSPSRVTVDDEEKDSSPATTTSTSTAVTSSPASDSSGTSKIGVKTNLPKLLGKDAAKKRLLAFSGKGLKVSSFSLSKTVKPAVKSALGEEDDTGDKKDKKAAVQVKKKKKEKVSSIEQIRDEESRLREALGLKNVLFNPYGPGLGTIARLLDNPEGLKRFEDKGKTAKIKLEEYEARQSEKQKDREKALGSRRKEKEKSSDNDKEKGRGKDGDREKDKAKGRDSDREKDKVKGKEGDRDKEPDKDRKSEQKSDSGKEDKSETGNQKEEVKKRPKRVPKTWNEFKSENFDFDLLRQVRREQLRRRSRSRSRDRDRRRWSRSTSRDRGRGGKHQEKGPFLEEPKMLYTLRAKGLNGIDKEYQGQMVQYTVTKPSLSYCINPYRFKTHFLSRLEIKRRESPDTWEIFESFWEMESQFESETVSHEDELSRAWYPKSWELEVQEKVKETVEEQVQEVAIAATKSRWDSDNEEGEEAQPALEWKENVEDKVLESNTTALCGDKDESLSSEVCGADEVGEQVQDSSAMPFSVGLNEEYEAFMQMLDGNAVSKGDGKVEDKLPVAEIKVEEGIESTTEVKEKIKARSKEEVPVEPSFGNQTNTGIKQEVLSEVDLDSDEKHDKSSDEEEDTKKTAEEMKRKERMERKMKKKMKKAKRKQKKAEKKAKKKAKKEMKRKERDREREMDERRGNSDSDTGSEEMLDTPKKEKREKRSESRELSRERETDRGHLSEVKRNEKREGTHDQKIIKGAGVRESAEKDRSSEKERETEKDKYDSKGVRDSEESDSDTKEWERKEEQETEKAHRWLEKRTHYDGGKDHKKREIKGEEVLESGDRKFERTYKDSLSDTKTKGKVPTFEDSEDSPTYTPPRRDSSDESEDEPANRRGHDSDRSVSPDDWKRKDEPPSPLSSEASVDSLDRKSRRRFKSKGHRKRGKSWVEEELNSDTNQSWRSQDSSSPEYYSSKLSEKDSRKADSAKYVPSDTSGYCDLSRSSSPVSEPDLAKTSTAESSEDDNDDYKSDKLYEKRVDTSEVISFSLDDIPYPPAGCPPSKNEESQNRVRRESERYSPSNMSMSPSPSSSSPSPNQSPARSLSSSPALQIPLPPTSVQNIPIPPLPGSLPKGPPLPLPDLKKIPIPPSGIPLPSVKPPVPQARTVPSSQQASHVPVGPPLVPKGQVPLPIPPPMPQNTTSSMGSVHTRLPATQSVAPPSKLPFTPGGPTLLTPARVPMSVPPPSILPLSVPPPTPLSVPPPTGVLPPLPLPKESLPDKSKVTSRPSSQDQAIPPVALLSPTSVPLPSSALNLDNEYSQKKAIEEASTLKSSKNESDDTTGLVSTQWVEKNCELEALEDDNSKDMSKNSRSIPITFRLGGSKQGSLKRLQKGPLLPEFIHEEEEEGLRGKLVDEEDEDQSSEVAETTSDVFDAHKVMPASSRSWEPSKDEMHEAKSLKEESPQNVSVSKGRTRRSRSRSPRRIRSSQRSRSPQRRRSPSRSSSVQRDRSPMRGHSRERSKSPRIGRTPLKNRSPRRSRTPLRSRSPQRSKSPKRSRSPRRSRDSRSRSWSPRKLGNRRSPDRKRKMSPEFKRQRTSPERNKRMESFSPRRSVRPNREAKSPVRVLGPRQSRERRSPKRYRSPSPSPIREDRIGSHFASPDSRHSRSPEKRIPTVHHGPRTPERSEKIESVRSPQHGYQSDLGRERTAKRTLERSQSPELHDERRAYAQGRLGRQDYRASCSPDSRSPDGRIAHHHSPVRRSPSWSPVRQHGQSPSWRSPTRQRAQSPGWRSPHYRSPERRPHYSPGRDQHSPVHRWSPHRSPGRSPRRSPHHRGSPGSPLWRSPIRRSPGSRSPMRRSPIRRSSPRRSPLRRSPMRRSPLRRSPHRRSPGCRSPLRRSPLQRSPLRRSPRRSPRRSPRRSPRRSPIRRSPRHSPRRSPRRSMSPSVDNGDYEHHDRGWNDWEWSRDREREHSQDREHNHDESERWVGRPLSPRCKPEPEVYYSQHTRNISRNEDTIKIDADSTISDSELTGRREQLGRMTRESSPSTSPRDSPRRLSLDERLQQEHGLDVEEERQKRLQQQQQQQQPARHLYNWGYQAHPVQVHQFHYAYEGGSEGGGDGGGGGGGNESVGGEASSRVIQVGNMLQVLPQDPSATPTPSSMIVQTGNVIQVVPAENMQMLGAEMVPGIPVSNGGMMSSVVQVVAGGVVGMSGSSPAPVPPPTSSSTTSILASPADSSPAKSRSGLMSSVSSAIPMPVPSSIPSPVATQGSTTATVNSPAAVASGALSGPAPALMSLSPSAHTAGLPVAHLISLIQQQMSGITDTVIDPEVAAAEKEKAKQERRERKEKRRREREARREARQRERDRQRERDLAQQEELEKQLSDTEDEVLIREAMSEVPVIGSPVPEYEVLGDDDDEEDEDDESGERKKRRLLPVPLPPAEKGILMSPSYRYRVDYRPKAVKFADGILPGEGTSPSGGEEIHSPPPPTAKATKTKEKKLRKKRKVKVKIIKQYNVNDDDNDSPPPPPPGSPPPLAAIKLYPGYTHYSYTAPGTAVIYTQQPQQAYAYTSGQQGAVAVPGGMVLQSGTGTQPQAAISGLSGVSQGVLRYPGYVYTTVYSAGQQLQYVLPTPLTSQSAVSTQKIAKK; via the exons ATGGACATTCCTCTGCCAGAAGAGATCCCCTTGCCAGGGGTTGTTCCTGGGAATATGCCAAACATGAGCCGTGCCCCCCCACACCCCAGAGGCCCTGGTCTCCTCTCCACACCGACTCGGCCACCTCCCCACATTATCCTCCCCCCAGGACCTCCACCTGACTTGTCGGTTCCTCCTCCGAACTTTAGTGTGCCTCCCCCATTCATGTCAACACCTCCGCCACGCCTTCCCAGGCCTTCTAATGTGACTCCAAAGAAGTTGGGGGAAGCTGCAGGCAAAGGAGAAAG ATACTCACCAAGTAGAGTAACagttgatgatgaagagaaagatagttCACCTGCAACCACCACATCTACCAGCACAGCTGTGACATCATCACCAGCGTCTGATTCCTCAGGGACATCAAAGATAGGAGTCAAGACAAATTTACCCAAATTATTAGGGAAGGATGCAGCCAAAAAAAGACTTCTTGCATTCTCAGGAAAGGGACTGAAAGTCTCCTCATTTTCGCTATCAAAAACAGTCAAGCCAGCCGTTAAGTCTGCTCTAGGGGAAGAAGATGATACAGGAgacaagaaggataagaaagctgcagtacaagtgaagaaaaagaagaaggaaaaagtgtcTAGTATTGAGCAAATTAGGGATGAGGAATCAAGACTCCGAGAAGCTCTAGGGCTGAAAAATGTGTTATTCAATCCATATGGGCCTGGTTTGGGCACCATAGCTAGGCTGTTAGACAATCCTGAAGGGTTGAAAAGGTTTGAGGATAAAGGCAAAACAGCGAAGATCAAACTGGAAGAATACGAAGCCAGGCAAAGTGaaaagcagaaagacagagagaaagcactgggaagtagaagaaaagaaaaagagaagtcttcagacaatgataaagagaaagggagaggcaaagatggagaccgagagaaagacaaGGCAAAGGGGAGAGACAGTGATAGGGAAAAGGACAAAGTGAAGGGTAAAGAAGGGGATCGGGACAAAGAACCAGACAAGGATAGGAAATCGGAACAAAAGTCTGACAGTGGCAAAGAGGACAAGTCAGAGACTGGAAATcagaaggaggaagtaaagaaaagacCTAAAAGAGTGCCAAAGACATGGAATGAATTCAAATCTGAGAACTTTGACTTTGACCTCCTGAGACAAGTCAGAAGGGAACAGCTTAGGAGACGAAGCAGATCCAGGAGTCGAGACAGggacaggaggaggtggagtcgTAGCACCAGccgagatagaggtagaggtggcAAACATCAAGAGAAAGGGCCATTCTTAGAGGAACCAAAAATGTTATATACACTAAGGGCCAAAGGTTTGAATGGGATAGATAAAGAGTACCAAGGCCAGATGGTACAGTACACTGTAACTAAACCATCTCTTTCTTATTGCATCAATCCTTATAGATTCAAAACACATTTTCTTAGTCGGTTAGAAATCAAGAGAAGAGAATCACCTGACACTTGGGAGATCTTTGAGAGTTTTTGGGAAATGGAATCACAGTTTGAAAGCGAAACTGTATCACATGAAGATGAACTGTCCCGGGCCTGGTATCCTAAGTCCTGGGAGTTAGAGGTTCAAGAGAAAGTCAAAGAAACTGTTGAGGAACAAGTACAAGAAGTTGCAATAGCTGCCACAAAGTCTCGCTGGGACTCAgacaatgaggaaggagaggaagctcAGCCTGCTctagaatggaaagaaaatgtgGAAGATAAGGTCTTGGAGTCTAATACAACTGCTCTCTGTGGAGACAAAGATGAGAGTTTGTCATCTGAAGTGTGTGGTGCTGATGAAGTAGGGGAGCAGGTACAAGACTCGTCTGCAATGCCTTTCTCAGTCGGGCTGAATGAAGAATATGAAGCTTTCATGCAGATGTTGGATGGAAATGCTGTGTCCAAAGGGGATGGCAAAGTGGAAGATAAACTTCCTGTAGCTGAAATCAAGGTTGAGGAAGGCATTGAATCAACAACTGAGGTCAAGGAAAAAATCAAGGCCAGGTCCAAGGAAGAAGTACCAGTAGAACCCAGTTTTGGTAATCAAACAAATACAGGAATAAAACAGGAAGTTTTGTCAGAAGTGGATTTAGATTCTGATGAAAAACATGATAAGAGTtcagatgaggaagaggataccAAGAAGACAgcagaggaaatgaaaaggaaagaaagaatggagagaaagatgaagaagaaaatgaagaaggctaagaggaaacagaaaaaggcagagaagaaagcaaagaaaaaagcaaagaaggaaatgaaaagaaaagagagagacagggaaagagaaatggatgaaagaaggggaaacagTGACTCAGATACTGGAAGTGAAGAGATGCTTGATAcaccaaaaaaagagaagagagaaaagagaagtgagtCTAGGGAgctaagcagagagagagagacagacagaggacatTTGAGTGAggtaaaaagaaatgagaagagagaaggaactcATGATCAGAAAATAATAAAGGGAGCAGGTGTTCGAGAGAgtgcagagaaagatagaagtagtgagaaagagagagagacggaaaaagataAGTATGACTCTAAGGGTGTAAGAGATAGTGAAGAAAGTGATAGTGATacaaaggaatgggagagaaaggaggaacaagaaactGAAAAGGCTCATAGATGGCTTGAGAAAAGGACGCATTATGATGGAGGTAAAGAtcacaagaaaagagaaataaagggtgAAGAGGTGCTTGAATCTGGAGACAGAAAGTTTGAGAGAACCTACAAAGATTCCCTAAGTGACACTAAAACAAAAGGGAAAGTCCCTACATTTGAGGACTCTGAAGACAGCCCAACATACACTCCACCAAGGAGAGATAGTAGTGATGAGAGTGAAGACGAACCAGCAAATAGGCGTGGTCATGATAGTGATCGTAGTGTTTCTCCTGATGACTGGAAAAGAAAGGATGAgccaccatcccctctctcctctgagGCCAGTGTTGATTCTCTTgacaggaagagcaggaggagatttAAATCAAAAGGTCATAGAAAAAGAGGTAAGAGCTGGGTTGAAGAAGAGCTGAACTCAGACACCAATCAGTCATGGAGATCCCAGGATTCTTCATCTCCTGAGTATTATTCATCAAAGTTGTCAGAAAAGGACTCCAGAAAGGCTGATTCTGCAAAGTATGTGCCAAGTGACACCTCTGGATATTGTGACTTAAGTCGCTCATCCAGTCCAGTGTCTGAACCAGATTTAGCTAAAACCTCAACAGCTGAATCTAgtgaggatgacaatgatgattataagagtgACAAACTGTATGAAAAGCGAGTGGATACATCCGAAGTTATCAGTTTCTCCTTGGATGACATCCCATACCCTCCAGCTGGCTGTCCACCAAGCAAAAATGAGGAGAGTCAAAACAGGGTCCGCAGGGAAAGTGAGAGGTACAGCCCCTCTAACATGTCCATGTCTCCaagcccatcatcatcatcgccgtcacCAAATCAGTCACCAGCTCGCTCACTGTCCTCATCGCCAGCACTTCAGATTCCTTTGCCTCCAACATCTGTCCAGAATATCCCTATCCCACCACTTCCAGGATCTCTTCCAAAGGGCCCTCCTCTGCCACTGCCTGATCTCAAGAAGATTCCCATTCCTCCATCAGGAATACCCCTTCCATCAGTTAAGCCACCTGTACCTCAGGCAAGAACAGTCCCAAGTTCACAGCAGGCAAGCCATGTGCCAGTTGGTCCTCCATTAGTACCCAAAGGGCAGGTACCTTTACCCATTCCACCACCCATGCCACAGAATACTACATCTTCCATGGGATCGGTCCATACGAGGCTTCCTGCCACACAGTCTGTTGCTCCACCATCAAAGTTGCCTTTTACACCTGGGGGACCAACCCTTCTAACTCCAGCACGTGTTCCTATGTCTgtgcctcccccttccattcttcctctctcggtTCCTCCACCTACGCCATTATCAGTTCCTCCACCTACTGGTGTCCTACCACCTTTGCCTTTACCGAAGGAGTCACTGCCAGATAAATCAAAAGTGACATCCAGACCATCATCTCAGGACCAGGCTATACCTCCTGTAGCTTTATTATCTCCCACATCGGTCCCCCTGCCAAGCTCCGCATTAAACCTAGATAATGAATATAGTCAGAAAAAGGCAATTGAGGAAGCCAGTACATTAAAAAGTTCTAAGAATGAATCTGATGACACCACTGGATTGGTTTCAACACAGTGGGTGGAAAAGAATTGTGAGCTAGAGGCAttggaagatgataatagtaaagatatgaGTAAGAATTCTCGTTCTATACCAATTACATTTAGGCTAGGAGGATCAAAGCAAGGCAGTCTTAAACGATTGCAGAAGGGCCCATTATTACCAGAATTCAttcatgaagaggaagaagaaggcctTAGAGGAAAGCTtgttgatgaggaggatgaggatcagTCATCAGAGGTAGCAGAGACAACATCTGATGTATTTGATGCACATAAGGTTATGCCAGCATCATCAAGATCATGGGAACCTTCTAAGGATGAAATGCATGAAGCAAAAAGCTTAAAGGAGGAAAGTCCTCAGAATGTGTCAGTGTCTAAGGGGCGAACGAGGAGATCAAGATCAAGATCTCCACGGAGGATCAGATCTTCGCAGAGGAGCAGGTCGCCACAGAGACGGAGATCACCATCAAGAAGCAGTTCTGTCCAGAGGGATAGATCTCCAATGAGGGGCCACtcaagagagagaagtaaatccCCAAGGATTGGCAGAACACCCTTAAAGAACCGTTCCCCAAGGAGGAGCCGCACTCCTTTACGTAGTAGATCCCCCCAGAGAAGCAAGTCTCCAAAAAGAAGTAGATCTCCAAGAAGATCTAGAGACTCAAGATCACGTAGTTGGTCCCCAAGGAAGCTTGGTAACCGTAGATCtccagacagaaaaagaaaaatgtcaccTGAGTTTAAGAGGCAAAGAACAAGTcctgaaagaaacaagagaatggAGTCATTTAGTCCACGAAGGTCAGTACGTCCGAATAGGGAAGCAAAATCCCCAGTCCGTGTCTTAGGCCCTCGACAGTCAAGGGAAAGACGATCTCCCAAACGATATCGCAGTCCAAGTCCTTCCCCTATAAGAGAAGATAGAATAGGATCACATTTTGCTAGCCCTGACTCAAGACATAGTAGGAGTCCAGAGAAAAGAATACCTACTGTACACCATGGACCAAGAACCCCAGAAAGGTCAGAGAAGATAGAATCTGTTCGGTCGCCTCAGCATGGTTATCAGAGTGATCTTGGACGAGAGAGGACAGCAAAACGAACACTAGAACGATCACAGTCTCCAGAATTGCATGATGAACGTAGAGCATATGCTCAGGGTCGATTAGGCAGACAGGATTATAGAGCCAGCTGCAGTCCAGATTCAAGAAGTCCAGATGGCAGGATTGCACACCATCATAGTCCTGTCCGCAGAAGTCCTTCATGGAGCCCAGTAAGGCAGCACGGCCAGAGCCCCAGTTGGAGAAGTCCTACAAGACAACGGGCTCAGAGTCCAGGTTGGAGAAGTCCCCATTACAGGAGCCCTGAACGTAGGCCTCATTATTCACCTGGAAGAGACCAACACAGTCCTGTTCATCGCTGGAGCCCACATAGGTCTCCAGGAAGATCACCACGAAGGTCCCCTCATCACAGAGGTTCTCCTGGTTCCCCTCTTTGGAGATCCCCTATACGCAGGTCACCAGGAAGTAGGTCACCAATGAGAAGGTCTCCTATTCGTCGATCTTCACCAAGACGTTCTCCTCTGCGCAGGTCTCCCATGAGAAGGTCTCCACTCCGAAGGTCACCTCATAGAAGATCACCTGGATGCAGGTCACCTCTAAGAAGATCACCTCTGCAAAGGTCACCCCTTCGGCGATCACCAAGGAGGTCCCCAAGAAGGTCTCCTCGTAGATCACCACGAAGGTCACCCATTCGGAGGTCCCCCAGACATTCCCCAAGAAGATCACCAAGGAGGTCAATGTCTCCCAGTGTTGACAATGGTGACTATGAACATCATGATAGGGGATGGAATGACTGGGAGTGGTcacgtgacagagagagggagcacaGTCAAGATCGAGAGCATAACCATGATGAGTCAGAGCGCTGGGTCGGCCGCCCCCTGAGTCCAAGGTGCAAACCAGAACCTGAGGTTTACTACAGTCAGCACACCAGGAATATCAGTCGTAATGAGGACACTATTAAAATTGATGCAGACTCCACCATTAGTGACTCTGAACTCACAGGTAGAAGAGAGCAGCTGGGACGAATGACAAGGGAGTCATCTCCTTCAACCTCACCAAGAGACTCTCCGCGACGCCTGTCATTGGATGAACGATTGCAGCAAGAGCATGGCCTTGATGTtgaggaagaaaggcagaaaagattacaacagcaacagcaacaacaacaacctgcaCGTCACCTTTATAATTGGGGATACCAAGCTCATCCAGTGCAG GTTCACCAGTTTCATTATGCGTATGAGGGTGgtagtgaaggtggtggtgatggtggtggtggtggtggtgggaatgAGAGCGTAGGTGGTGAAGCATCCTCTCGGGTCATACAGGTTGGAAATATGCTCCAGGTGCTCCCGCAGGACCCGTCAGCTACCCCCACTCCTTCTTCGATGATTGTCCAAACCGGAAATGTCATCCAA GTTGTGCCAGCAGAGAATATGCAGATGTTGGGTGCAGAGATGGTGCCAGGGATCCCAGTGTCCAATGGGGGGATGATGAGCAGTGTGGTGCAGGTAGTGGCTGGAGGTGTGGTGGGGATGTCAGGGTCATCTCCGGCCCCTGTCCCACCCCCTACATCTTCATCTACAACATCCATCTTAGCTTCTCCGGCAGATTCCTCTCCTGCAAAATCCCGGTCGGGCCTTATGTCCTCTGTTTCATCAGCTATCCCCATGCCagtcccttcctccattccctcaccGGTTGCCACACAGGGATCTACCACAGCTACAGTCAATTCACCTGCTGCAGTTGCTTCAGGTGCCCTGTCGGGTCCAGCACCAGCCTTGATGTCTTTGTCCCCCTCAGCTCACACAGCTGGCTTACCTGTCGcccacctcatctccctcatccaaCAG CAGATGTCTGGCATTACTGACACTGTTATAGACCCAGAAGTGGCTGCTGCAGAGAAGGAAAAAGccaagcaagaaagaagagagaggaaggaaaagaggaggcggGAAAGAGAAGCCAGGCGTGAGGCAAGACAGCGCGAGAGGgataggcaaagggagagagatctGGCACAGCAAGAAGAGCTAGAAAAACAACTGTCAGATACTGAGGATGAAGTTCTCATTAGG GAAGCCATGTCAGAAGTACCTGTGATTGGTTCTCCTGTACCCGAGTATGAGGTCCTcggagatgatgacgatgaggaggatgaggatgatgagtcTGGCGAGAGGAAAAAACGGCggctcctccccgtccctctgccACCTGCTGAGAAGGGCATCCTCATGAGCCCAAGTTACAG ATATCGTGTTGATTATCGTCCCAAAGCGGTTAAGTTTGCGGATGGAATCCTGCCTGGGGAAGGGACTTCTCCCTCTGGTGGTGAGGAaatccactccccacctcctcctacagCAAAGGCCACAAAGACTAAGGAAAAGAAACTGCGCAAGAAGCggaaagtcaaagtcaaaattaTAAAACAG tacAACGtgaatgatgacgacaatgactcgcctccaccaccaccacctggctCACCACCACCTCTTGCTGCCATCAAATTGTATCCTGGCTACACCCATTACAGTTACACTGCTCCAGGAACAGCTGTAATCTATACGCAACAGCCACAGCAAGCATATg cCTATACGTCAGGCCAGCAGGGTGCTGTTGCAGTGCCTGGTGGAATGGTCTTACAGTCAGGGACAGGCACTCAGCCACAAGCAGCAATAAGTGGACTAAGTGGAGTCTCCCAAGGAGTATTGCGATATCCAGGCTATGTCTACACCACAGTCTATTCAGCCGGACAGCAGCTACAGTATGTTTTACCGACTCCACTAACATCACAGTCTGCTGTATCAACTCAAAAGATtgcaaaaaaataa